The following nucleotide sequence is from Halobaculum sp. MBLA0147.
CGTTCGCGCCGCGTGCGACGCCCGGCTCTCCGAGCGCCACGCCGAAGACGAGGAAGAAGAAAACCGGCGCGAGGAGTCCCCAGACCAGCGCCGCGCGGTTGCGGAACAACTCCCGGAGTGTCCGCACTCCGAACGCCGCTGCCTGCCGTGTCCACGCGGTACGCGCCGTCGAAACTGATCCGTCGGCGCCGACTGTGTCCTCCGTCCGAGGGCTTGTGGTCGCTCCCCAGGACTCGGTGTCTGCTGCCCAGAGTCCGGTAGTCGCTGACTGTGCTGTCGTGTTCTCGGTCTCGGTCTGTGTCGTGTCGTCGCCTGTCTGTGTCACCGTCTCCTCCGTCTGGGGTCGCTGGTCGGCTGTCCGATTCGCCCGAACTGGTCCGAGTGGTGTGTTCCGATCGTCGTTGTCAAGGACGCTTTACGTAAAGTGTCCTTGACACCACGTGGGTGCTCGACACTACATAATTCGTTCGGTGGGGCCGGTCACTTGCTCGAGGGCGGCCTCCCGCAGATCTCGTCTGGCGAACGGATCGGAGCGCTCTACCGGGTTCATCGAGATCGACGGGATGCGGACGTGGGCGACGACCGTCCGTGACGGACGTGTCGGACGCGACCACGCGGCTCCAGTTCCAACAGATGTCACGAGGGACCGGCGGCGTCGCGGAACGGTACGTCGCCGCCGACCAGCACGAGACCCCACTCGACGGTGCACGAGCCTGTGCGCCAGACGGCGTCCGTCCGGAGAGATCGGCGTGACGCGACGGTGTCACGGCTCGGGGGACGGCCACACTTTTTTGTCCGAGACCCCCTGTTCCAGACCGATGACCGAGGAGGTTGGCGACACGTACCGTGCGCTGGCGGACGCGTCGCCGGACCCGACGTTCTTCGTGAACCTCGAGACCGGGCTGATCACGGACGTGAACGATCGGACGACGGATCTACTGGGGTACGACCGGTCCGACCTCGTCGGCTCCCCCGTCACCGAAGTCCACCCGAGTGAGGACACGGAGCAGTACCGAGCGCTGTTCGAAGCCTCGACCGGCGAGGAGACGTTCCGCTTCGAGGAGTTGCCCGACGGAACGCGTGCGAAACTCGTGACAGAGTCGGGAGAGACCGTTCCGGCGTCCGTCCACGCGCGGCGCGTCACACTGGACGGAGTTCCACACATGTTCTCGATCGTACGCGATCAGAGCAGCCACGTCGCCGCGCACGATCGACTCGAACGCCAGCGCGAGGAGTTGGCGGTGCTCAACCGCCTGATCCGACACGACATCCGCAACGACATGGCCGTGATCCTCGGGTGGGCCGACCGACTCCCGGAGGCAGACGACCCGAACGAACGTGCGGAGATCGTCGACCGCATCCGGACCCACGGCGACCACGTCGTCTCGCTCACCGACCTCGCACGCGAGTACGTCGACGTGATCACCGGCGAGACCGACCCAGACCTCGAGCCCGTCCCGCTGGAACCACTCCTGCGGGACGAGGCGGCCTCGGCCCGGCAGACCTACCCCGAGGCCGACGTAGCGGTGTATCCCGACGCGACGACGGACGTGTCGGTCGCCGCGTCCCCACTGCTGGAGTCGGTCTTTCGGAACCTCGTCGTCAACGCCGTCCAACACAACGACGCCGGGACACCCTGTGTCCGACTCGCCGTCGCCGTCGCCGACGACACGGTCAAGGTGCGGATCGTCGACGACGGCCCGGGGATTCCAGACGACCGGAAGACGGAGCTGTTCGGCCAGGGGGAGATGGGGATGGACAGCGACGGCTCCGGGATCGGTCTGTACCTCGTCGACCGGCTCGTGACGCAGTTCGGCGGCCGAGTCTCCGTCGGAGACAGAGACCCCGAGGCGTTCCCGCTCCCCGGAGACGACGGGAAATCGGCCGAGGGAGCGTCGAGCGATCACCCCGGGAGCGTGTTCGTCGTCGAACTCGACAGGGCAGACGCCGGGAACGGGGCGGATCTCGGCGACGACTGACTGCGTCGAGACTCCGTTCACACCGCCAGTCGAGAGAACTGTCGAGCGGCGCCACACTCCGGCGCCGATTCGGCGACGGGTCGGGTCGGTCCCGCGAGCGGCCCCGATCAGGCGAGGACGCCCGTCCCGAGGAACCCGCCGAGGACGACGCCGTAGACGGCGTGGACCGTTCCGAACATCATCATCATGTCCTTGTCAGGCTCCATCCCGAGGACCACGCGCATCCAGAAGCCCATCCCGACGATCATCAGGACGAGTCCGTACACGAGTCCGACAGCCGCGGCGATCGCGATCGATCCGAGCCCGAGTCCCACGAGCGGGGCGGCGACGGCCAACACCGCACCCGCACCGATGCCGTAGACGAAGTGTAACAGCATCCCCGGCATCGCGTACTCCTCGGGGTCACCGCCAGCGAACTTCGCGACGAACATCGCCGTCGGCGGCGGGCCACCGTCGCCCATCACGTTCATCAGGATCGTCATCACCACGGTGGCGACGAGGCCACCGACCACGCCTGCAACGAGAGATGTCATGTGTGACTCGACCGATGCGAGATACCCGAAAAACGACACCGCGGTCGTCCCGCGGCGACGCCTCGGTGGGAAGAGTTTATATACCGGTAGCGCACGCCGCCGGCAGTCGACCCGAACGGGGGCCACGTAGACCCGGCGACAGTTGCAGGCGACGCTCACACCCGCGCTACGGTTTTTGTACTCCACCCCGAGTGTGCAGTGTGACGACAGACTGGATCACACGGACGAACGGCGTACGGGACGCGGGTCTCGTCGTACTCGCCGACGATGGGGGTGCTGTCGGTCGACGACAGTCGGTCCACCCACTGCCGATCGACCGGCGACAGGCTCTAGCATCGACACGGCCGACGAGACGCTCGTCGTGTGTAGGTCGACGTAGTCGGCCGAGGATGACGGCGGCGAACTGGCCGTCAGAGACGGCGGCAACGAACGACGACACTGTGAGACGTAACCGTACGGAGCGACGACGGAGAGATCGTGACTGACGACACGACTAGTACGACAGTATCGCGACGAGACCTCCTCCGAACCGGGGCTGCGGGCGTCGCGGGGACGACGGCCGGACTCTCGGGGTGTCTCGGTGGTGGCGGGAGTTC
It contains:
- a CDS encoding ATP-binding protein, with amino-acid sequence MTEEVGDTYRALADASPDPTFFVNLETGLITDVNDRTTDLLGYDRSDLVGSPVTEVHPSEDTEQYRALFEASTGEETFRFEELPDGTRAKLVTESGETVPASVHARRVTLDGVPHMFSIVRDQSSHVAAHDRLERQREELAVLNRLIRHDIRNDMAVILGWADRLPEADDPNERAEIVDRIRTHGDHVVSLTDLAREYVDVITGETDPDLEPVPLEPLLRDEAASARQTYPEADVAVYPDATTDVSVAASPLLESVFRNLVVNAVQHNDAGTPCVRLAVAVADDTVKVRIVDDGPGIPDDRKTELFGQGEMGMDSDGSGIGLYLVDRLVTQFGGRVSVGDRDPEAFPLPGDDGKSAEGASSDHPGSVFVVELDRADAGNGADLGDD